One genomic segment of Bacteroidales bacterium includes these proteins:
- a CDS encoding DUF1883 domain-containing protein — protein sequence MNYLHYEFSLTSNDVVEVTLDKQANVRLLDSSNFQKYRSGQKYTFYGGGVTKSPVHIRPPHGGHWHVVIDLGGYAGTVNASVNIIKG from the coding sequence ATGAATTATTTACATTATGAATTTAGCTTGACCAGCAATGATGTTGTTGAAGTAACTTTGGATAAACAGGCAAATGTCAGATTGCTAGACAGTTCAAACTTTCAAAAATATCGTTCAGGGCAAAAGTATACTTTTTATGGTGGAGGCGTAACTAAATCACCTGTGCATATAAGACCACCACATGGTGGACATTGGCACGTAGTAATAGATTTAGGTGGCTATGCTGGAACAGTAAATGCATCAGTTAATATTATAAAGGGATAA